In a single window of the Serratia quinivorans genome:
- the btuC gene encoding Vitamin B12 import system permease protein BtuC: MPASQTFTLLLHKQRHRDKRHLLLLTLGVAVAFVFSLSAGDVWLWPSQWSGEAAQLFVWQLRLPRALAVMLVGASLAVAGAVMQSLFENPLAEPGLLGVANGAGVALVLTVLLGNGLLPVAFMSLSAIAGALVMTFLLLSFARRKRLTNARLLLVGVALGIVCSAVMTWAVYFSSSLDLRQLMYWMMGGFGGVDWRQKWLVLALLPVLLWLCCQGKALNFMALGEVQARQLGLSLYLWRNLLVLAIGWLVGVSVALAGVIGFVGLVIPHMLRLSGLTNQRYLLPGCALAGAGVLLAADVVARITLLSAELPIGVVTATLGAPLFIWLLTRVKSLR; the protein is encoded by the coding sequence ATGCCAGCCAGCCAGACCTTTACCTTATTGCTGCACAAACAGCGCCATCGCGATAAACGCCATCTGTTGTTGTTAACGCTGGGCGTTGCCGTGGCCTTTGTTTTCAGCCTCAGTGCGGGCGACGTTTGGCTTTGGCCCTCACAGTGGTCGGGTGAGGCCGCGCAGCTGTTTGTCTGGCAACTACGCCTGCCGCGCGCGCTGGCAGTGATGTTGGTGGGCGCCAGCCTGGCGGTGGCCGGGGCGGTAATGCAGTCGCTGTTTGAAAATCCACTGGCTGAGCCGGGTTTGCTGGGCGTCGCCAACGGCGCTGGGGTGGCACTGGTGCTAACGGTGCTGCTGGGCAACGGCCTGCTGCCGGTAGCATTTATGAGCCTGAGCGCCATTGCCGGCGCGCTGGTCATGACCTTCCTGCTGCTGAGCTTTGCCCGTCGCAAACGTCTGACCAATGCGCGTCTACTGCTGGTGGGTGTTGCCTTGGGCATTGTGTGTAGCGCGGTGATGACCTGGGCGGTGTATTTTAGTTCCAGCCTGGACCTGCGCCAGCTGATGTATTGGATGATGGGCGGTTTTGGCGGTGTAGACTGGCGGCAGAAATGGCTGGTGCTGGCATTGTTACCGGTGCTGCTTTGGCTGTGTTGCCAGGGCAAGGCGCTAAACTTTATGGCGCTGGGTGAAGTACAGGCGCGTCAGCTCGGGCTTTCCCTGTATCTGTGGCGTAATCTACTGGTGCTGGCCATCGGCTGGCTGGTGGGCGTCAGTGTGGCTTTGGCCGGGGTGATTGGTTTTGTCGGACTGGTCATACCGCACATGCTGCGTCTCAGTGGCCTGACCAATCAGCGATATTTATTGCCGGGCTGCGCACTGGCTGGCGCCGGTGTGTTGCTGGCGGCCGATGTGGTGGCGCGTATTACGCTACTGTCGGCTGAATTACCCATCGGCGTGGTAACCGCCACGCTGGGGGCACCGCTATTTATCTGGCTACTGACCCGGGTAAAAAGCTTAAGGTAG